One Lutra lutra chromosome 18, mLutLut1.2, whole genome shotgun sequence genomic window carries:
- the PTCD1 gene encoding LOW QUALITY PROTEIN: pentatricopeptide repeat-containing protein 1, mitochondrial (The sequence of the model RefSeq protein was modified relative to this genomic sequence to represent the inferred CDS: deleted 1 base in 1 codon), translated as MDLGKLARLFSELRPVGLSAFQHLNPLRATCTGGREGPAWLRAAGLTRPCSSSLSQLPLGQGNGKNTSSLSSDLSQPDPVASQEEEEESFGTLSNKYSSRKMFQKSTAQLYNLRLREQSAKDEETELEPEIWRSRRNTPYWYFFQCKRLIREGKLAEALDLFERQMLKEERLQPLECNYTVLIGGCGRAGYLKKAFRLYNDMKKRDLEPSDATYTALFNVCAESPWKDSALQSALKLRQQLQARNFQLNLKTYHALLKMAAMCADLRMCLDVFKEIVQKGHAVTEETFSYLLMGCIQDKKTGFRYALQVWRQMLSLGLQPSQHGYNLLLGAARDCGLGDPEVASALLLRPTEETVMLQPLARGFRARRRARARVNDGVSVRLHVEALGGSCFWNLLSVLENLPEPLEARAPSKAQPEVEMNTESDHKVALISLAPEPSPCGLEANLLTLGPVSPAVVSFGTVTTPADRLALMGGLEGFLGKMEEHGLRPNIKTLTLLAEVVAPGSPSESSLLTVLDTYQVEADVTFFNTLMRKKSKSGDLEGAKALLPLLAKRGIVPNLQTFCNLAIGCHRPRDGLQLLADMKKSQMTPNAHIYSTLINAALKKLDYTYLIDILKDMRQNRVPVNEVVIRQLEFAAQYPPSFDRYKGKNTYLEKIDGFRAYYKQWLKVMPAEETPHPWQKFRTKHQGDQDPITEADVDGGHGGR; from the exons ATGGACCTTGGGAAGCTGGCCCGGCTCTTCTCTGAACTCCGCCCTGTAGGACTGTCTGCCTTCCAGCACCTTAACCCTCTCAGAGCCACATGcacaggaggcagggaggggcctgcATGGCTGAGGGCTGCGGGGCTGACTCGACCCTGCAGCAGCTCCCTCTCGCAGCTGCCCCTTGGCCAGGGGAACGGGAAGAACACAAGCAGCCTCAGCTCTGACCTGAGCCAGCCTGACCCTGTGGCCtctcaggaggaagaggaagagagcttTGGGACCCTCTCCAACAAGTACTCCTCgagaaaaatgttccaaaaatcaACAGCCCAGTTGTATAACCTACGGCTCAGGGAACAGAGTGCTAAAGACGAGGAAACGGAGCTGGAGCCAGAGATATGGCGGAGCCGGAGAAACACGCCTTACTGGTACTTCTTCCAGTGCAAACGCCTGATCAGAGAAGGGAAG CTGGCCGAGGCCCTGGACCTGTTTGAGCGGCAGATGCTGAAGGAGGAGCGACTCCAGCCCCTCGAGTGCAACTACACGGTGCTGATTGGGGGCTGCGGGCGGGCCGGATACCTGAAGAAGGCCTTCCGGCTCTACAATGAT ATGAAAAAGCGGGACCTGGAGCCCTCAGATGCCACCTATACAGCCCTGTTCAACGTCTGCGCCGAGTCCCCCTGGAAGGACTCTGCTCTGCAGAGCGCCCTGAAGCTCCGGCAGCAGCTGCAGGCCCGAAACTTCCAGCTCAACTTGAAAACGTACCATGCGCTGCTGAAGATGGCTGCCATGTGCGCAGACCTCAGGATGTGCCTTGATGTGTTCAAG GAGATCGTCCAGAAAGGACATGCAGTCACAGAGGAGACCTTCAGTTACCTGCTCATGGGCTGCATCCAGGACAAGAAGACAGGTTTCCGATATGCCCTGCAG GTATGGAGGCAGATGCTGAGTCTGGGGCTCCAGCCGAGTCAGCACGGCTAC AACCTACTCCTGGGGGCAGCTCGAGACTGCGGCTTGGGGGACCCGGAGGTGGCCTCAGCGCTGCTCCTGAGGCCCACGGAGGAGACGGTCATGCTCCAGCCCCTGGCACGTGGGTTTCGGGCAAGGAGGAGAGCCCGGGCCCGGGTGAACGATGGTGTGTCAGTCAGGCTGCATGTGGAGGCCTTGGGAGGCAGCTGTTTCTGGAATCTTCTCAGTGTGCTTGAGAACCTGCCAGAGCCTCTCGAAGCCAGAGCCCCCAGCAAGGCCCAGCCTGAGGTGGAAATGAACACAGAGTCCGACCACAAGGTGGCCCTCATTTCCTTGGCCCCAGAACCTTCTCCCTGCGGGCTGGAGGCTAACCTCCTGACCTTGGGACCAGTGTCCCCAGCCGTGGTCTCCTTCGGGACTGTGACCACCCCAGCTGACAGGCTGGCCTTGATGGGGGGCCTAGAGGGCTTCTTGGGCAAGATGGAAGAGCATGGGCTCCGACCCAACATCAAAACCCTCACGCTGCTGGCTGAGGTGGTGGCACCTGGGAGTCCCTCAGAGTCCTCATTGCTGACCGTCCTGGACACGTACCAGGTGGAAGCCGACGTGACGTTCTTCAACACTCTGATGAGGAAGAAGAGCAAGTCTGGTGATCTGGAGGGGGCAaag GCACTGCTGCCACTCCTGGCAAAGAGGGGCATTGTCCCCAACCTGCAGACCTTCTGCAACCTGGCCATCGGGTGCCACAGGCCAAGGGATGGTCTGCAGCTGCTTGCAGACATGAAG AAGTCCCAGATGACCCCCAACGCCCACATCTACAGCACTCTCATCAACGCAGCCCTCAAGAAACTGGACTACACCTATCTCATTGACATCTTGAAGGACATGAGGCAGAACAGGGTCCCTGTGAATGAGGTGGTCATCCGCCAGCTGGAGTTTGCCGCCCAGTACCCGCCCTCCTTTGATCGG TACAAAGGGAAAAACACCTACTTGGAGAAGATTGATGGCTTCCGAGCTTATTATAAGCAGTGGCTGAAAGTGATGCCGGCAGAGGAAACCCCCCACCCGTGGCAGAAGTTCCGGACCAAGCACCAGGGGGACCAAGACCCCATCACAGAAGCCGATGTGGACGGAGGCCATGGAGGCAGGTGA
- the BUD31 gene encoding protein BUD31 homolog, with the protein MPKVKRSRKAPPDGWELIEPTLDELDQKMREAETEPHEGKRKVESLWPIFRIHHQKTRYIFDLFYKRKAISRELYEYCIKEGYADKNLIAKWKKQGYENLCCLRCIQTRDTNFGTNCICRVPKSKLEVGRIIECTHCGCRGCSG; encoded by the exons ATGCCCAAAGTGAAAAGGAGTCGGAAAGCTCCCCCAGATGGTTGGGAGTTGATCGAACCAACGCTGGATGAATTAGATCAAAAGATGAGAGAAG CTGAAACAGAACCTCAcgagggaaagaggaaagtggAATCTCTGTGGCCTATCTTCAGGATCCATCACCAAAAAACGCGGTATATTTTTGACCTCTTTTACAAGAGGAAAGCCATAAGCAGAG AACTCTACGAATACTGCATTAAAGAAGGCTATGCAGACAAAAATCTGAtagcaaaatggaaaaagcagGGCTATGAGAACTTATGCTGCCTGCGCTGCATTCAGACCCGGGACACCAATTTTGGAACAAACTGCATTTGCCGGGTCCCCAAAAGCAAGCTAGAAGTG GGCCGGATCATCGAGTGCACGCACTGCGGCTGCCGGGGCTGCTCCGGCTGA